The following coding sequences lie in one Synechococcus sp. PCC 7336 genomic window:
- a CDS encoding DUF5615 family PIN-like protein produces MRILLDECVLRPLKRELSNYDIRTVVEMGWSGKTNGELLQLMAQADLTILLTTDRNLQYQQNFQQARVAIVVLIAPSNRIPDLVPLIPKARHVLETISVGEVVEVGRS; encoded by the coding sequence ATGCGAATCCTGCTTGACGAGTGTGTTCTGAGACCTCTAAAGCGCGAGCTCAGCAACTATGACATACGAACGGTTGTGGAGATGGGGTGGTCGGGCAAGACGAACGGCGAGCTCTTGCAGCTGATGGCACAGGCAGACTTGACAATTTTGCTAACTACCGATCGGAATTTGCAATATCAGCAAAATTTTCAGCAGGCTCGTGTTGCAATCGTTGTTCTGATTGCGCCGAGTAACCGAATTCCTGACTTAGTTCCGCTAATTCCCAAGGCTCGTCATGTTTTGGAGACTATTTCTGTGGGTGAAGTGGTTGAGGTGGGTAGATCTTG